The following DNA comes from Flavisolibacter ginsenosidimutans.
TAAGGTTAAGGTAGAAATGAACATTGCGAAAGACCGCCTCTATATCATCAAGAAAGATTCAAAGGCCAAGGTAGGGTCAGACGGTTTTATAGGCAACAAACTCGTGGTATTATATGGCGGCAGCGCTTCGTCGCCAGTAGTGCAAGACGGCAATACGTTGACAGTGGTAGCTACGCCGGGGATGGAAGAAATGATGGCCACCTTGCAGGAGAACAACAAAAATCTTTTGGCCATTACCGGCAATTTTAAAACACTGAGCGAAGGCATGATGGCCGGCAAGGGAACGGTGGGTAAACTGCTAAATGATGAAAAGTTGTTTACCGACTTGCAAGGCTCAATCCTTACAATTAAATCGGCGGCAGGCAATGCGCAGCAAATGGTTGCCGGCGTTGCGAATTATACCAGCCAGCTCAATCGCAAAGGCTCATTGGCAAATGATTTAATTACCGATACCGTTGTTTTTTCGCGCCTGCGCAGCACGGTGCAACAGATTGATGCGCTGAGCGATAAAGCAAACGATGTGATGGTTACCTTAAACCAGGCGAGCCAGAACGTTCAGCAGAAGCTAAATGATAACGCAAGTCCTGCGGGTATGTTGCTTAACGACAAACAAGCCGCCGACGACATTCGCATTACCATAAAAAACCTTCAAAGCAGCACCCAAAAGCTGGATGAAAACATGGAAGCCTTGCAGCATAATTTTTTGCTGCGTGGATTTTTTCGGAAGCGGGACAAGGAGAAAGAGAAACTGAAGTGAAGCGTTTAAAACAATTTGTTGAAATCCTATCTTTTGCAATTAATGATACCTTTGAGAGATGAAAGAAGCCTCTTCTTACATCTCTATTAATCCCGAAATCCGTTTCGGCAAGCCTTGCATAACCGGCACGCGGATAGCTATCGTTGACATTCTGCAATGGTTAGCTTCCGGGATGACGGAACAAGAAATTCTGGAAGATTATCCCGCTTTAAAAAAGGAACACATTTTGGCGGCATTTGCCTTTGCCGCTAATCGCGAATCTATCATCAAAATGATAGCTGCATAAATGGCAAAGCTATTGTTGGATGCAAATCTTTCCTGGCGACTTGTTGCCAAAGTAAAGCTGCATTTT
Coding sequences within:
- a CDS encoding MlaD family protein, yielding MEQKSKRAVIVGAFVFIALVIFVLGVMTLGGQKSLFNKGATIYAYFDEVNGLATGNNVWFAGVKIGTVQDISFDKSGKVKVEMNIAKDRLYIIKKDSKAKVGSDGFIGNKLVVLYGGSASSPVVQDGNTLTVVATPGMEEMMATLQENNKNLLAITGNFKTLSEGMMAGKGTVGKLLNDEKLFTDLQGSILTIKSAAGNAQQMVAGVANYTSQLNRKGSLANDLITDTVVFSRLRSTVQQIDALSDKANDVMVTLNQASQNVQQKLNDNASPAGMLLNDKQAADDIRITIKNLQSSTQKLDENMEALQHNFLLRGFFRKRDKEKEKLK
- a CDS encoding DUF433 domain-containing protein encodes the protein MKEASSYISINPEIRFGKPCITGTRIAIVDILQWLASGMTEQEILEDYPALKKEHILAAFAFAANRESIIKMIAA